In the Kwoniella shivajii chromosome 2, complete sequence genome, one interval contains:
- a CDS encoding adenine phosphoribosyltransferase, which produces MSDVTYLKSLLGVHPDFPKKGVTFLDIFPILRDPVAFETLITHLIHHILTTNKDRPEVIVGLDARGFLLGPIIAMRLGAAFVPVRKGGKLPGNVEVVKYEKEYGHDEFEMQAGAIQQGQKCIVIDDLIATGGSASAAGELIKKSGGVTLEYVFIVGLPFLNGHKRLDGPSYWIVEAED; this is translated from the exons ATGTCAGACGTAACATACCTCAAATCGTTATTAGGTGTTCACCCTGATTTCCCTAAGAAG GGAGTAACTTTCCTCGATATATTCCCAATCCTTCGTGATCCCGTTGCCTTTGAGACTCTCATAACCCACCTTATCCACCACATCTTGACCACCAACAAAGATCGACCTGAAGTTATCGTTGGATTAGATGCCAGAGGGTTCTTGCTGGGTCCTATCATAGCTATGAGATTAGGTGCAGCTTTCGTACCTGTgagaaaaggtggtaaatTACCTGGAAACGTCGAAGTGGTCAAATACGAGAAAGAGTACGGTCATGATGAATTCGAAATGCAAGCCGGAGCTATCCAACAAGGTCAAAAATGTATCGTCATTGA CGACCTCATCGCAACTGGTGGATCAGCATCTGCAGCAGgtgaattgatcaagaaatcaggtGGTGTAACTTTAGAATACGTTTTCATCGTAGGATTACCTTTCTTGAACGGTCATAAGAGACTCGATGGTCCTTCTTATTGGATCGTAGAAGCTGAGGACTAA
- a CDS encoding eukaryotic translation initiation factor 5A, translating to MAEEEHHETFEAAGAGASKTFPMQCSALRKSGHVVIKGRPCKIVDMSTSKTGKHGHAKVHLVAVDIFTGKKMEDISPSTHNMDVPNVRRQEYQLLDIQDEFLNLMDTDGNSKDDVKIPDSELGKQIQSDFDAGKDLMVTIIAAMDEEQAISYKEAPQA from the exons ATGGCTGAGGAAGAACACCACGAAACTTTCGAGGCTGCCGGTGCCGGTGCTTCCAAGACTTTCCC CATGCAATGTTCCGCTCTCAGAAAGTCTGGTCACGTCGTCATCAAAGGTAGACCCTGTAAAATCGTTGACATGTCTACTTCCAAGACTGGAAAGCACGGTCACGCTAAAGTCCACCTTGTCGCCGTTGAC ATTTTCACCGGaaaaaagatggaagatatctCTCCTTCCACCCACAACATGGATGTCCCCAACGTCAGACGACAAGAATACCAACTTCTCGATATTCAAGAT GAATTCCTCAACTTGATGGACACTGACGGAAACTCCAAAGATGACGTTAAGATCCCCGACAGTGAACTCGGTAAACAAATTCAATCCGACTTCGATGCCGGTAAAGACCTCATGGTCACCATCATTGCTGCTATGG ACGAAGAGCAAGCTATCTCTTACAAGGAGGCTCCTCAAGCTTAA
- a CDS encoding ribose-5-phosphate isomerase: MPAPTVDLLKNKLGSSDAPSISATNPAFIPPSQPLTPGKQLPTSVELPVLPAVESAKRLAAFAAVDRHIGLQHKVIGIGSGSTVPYVVDRIVAQGFQANKDRVFIPTGFQSKELIIKAGLTLGDVDQYATIDVTIDGADEVDNELNSIKGGGACQLREKVLAEAAETWIIVADYRKNSHILGTTWKQGIPIEVASFAYAKVLTNLSHMGSPSQLPDGKPGLTLRMGKMKAGPVVSDNGNFIIDAPFPEDMMKDPVDLLHRIKMLTGVVEVGLFCGMAKAAYFGNEDGTVLARLSDGGVEKITEVPKTPELKAQVEESNVE, encoded by the exons atgcCAGCTCCAACTGTTGATTTACTGAAAAACAAGCTCGGTTCATCCGACGCTCCTTCAATATCAGCTACGAACCCAGCT TTCATCCCACCAAGTCAACCTCTCACGCCAGGAAAACAATTACCTACCTCAGTTGAATTACCTGTTCTTCCAGCTGTCGAAAGTGCGAAAAGATTAGCTGCTTTCGCAGCTGTAGATAGACATATTGGTCTTCAAcacaaa GTCATAGGTATTGGATCTGGTTCCACTGTACCTTACGTAGTAGACCGAATCGTTGCTCAAGGATTCCAAGCCAACAAAGACAGAGTGTTCATTCCAACTG GTTTCCAGTCAAAAGAACTTATCATAAAAGCTGGATTAACACTTGGAGATGTAGATCAATATGCTACAATTGATGTCACGATTGATGGAGCTGATGA AGTCGACAACGAGCTCAACTCAATTAAAGGTGGTGGAGCATGTCAACTTCGAGAAAAAGTATTAGCGGAAGCTGCTGAAACTTGGATCATCGTTGCGGATTACAGAAAGAACTCTCATATATTAGGGACAACC TGGAAACAAGGTATCCCAATCGAGGTAGCTTCTTTCGCATACGCAAAAGTATTGACGAACCTTTCGCACATGGGATCACCCTCACAACTTCCAGATGGCAAACCAGGATTAACGTTAAGAATGGGTAAAATGAAAGCTGGTCCTGTTGTCTCAGATAATGGTaatttcatcatcgatgCTCCGTTCCCAGAggatatgatgaaagatcCTGTTGAT CTATTACATCGTATAAAAATGTTAACTGGTGTAGTGGAAGTCGGACTATTCTGCGGAATGGCTAAAGCAGCTTACTTCGGTAACGAA GATGGAACAGTTCTGGCTCGATTAAGCGATGGAGGAGTAGAGAAAATCACTGAAGTACCTAAAACACCGGAATTAAAAGCTCAAGTGGAAGAATCAAATGTTGAATAG